A genomic stretch from Flavobacterium nitratireducens includes:
- a CDS encoding DUF58 domain-containing protein, producing MDTKELLKKVRKIEIKTRRLSDHIFSGEYHTSFKGRGMTFSEVRQYQYGDDIRNIDWNVTARYNEAHVKVFEEERELTMMLMVDISGSESFGSKNQFKKDIVTEIAATMAFSATQNNDKIGLILFSDQIELYIPPKKGRSHVLRIIRELIEFEPKSHKTDIAQALKFLSSTQKKKAIVFVISDFMSADYEHTLKIAAKKHDVTGIRVYDIREEKMPNLGMVPMIDAETGEIQVVDTGSKAVRMSYEKYYQDQLNYFKETFSKSGSGIVNTRVDESYVTKLLGYFKSR from the coding sequence ATGGATACAAAAGAGCTTTTAAAAAAAGTACGAAAAATAGAAATCAAAACCCGAAGATTGAGTGATCATATCTTCTCTGGTGAATATCATACTTCTTTCAAAGGGCGTGGGATGACTTTTAGTGAGGTACGTCAATATCAGTATGGCGATGATATTCGAAATATTGATTGGAATGTTACCGCTCGTTATAATGAAGCTCACGTAAAAGTTTTTGAAGAAGAACGCGAATTAACCATGATGCTTATGGTAGATATTTCGGGTTCAGAAAGTTTTGGTTCTAAAAATCAATTCAAAAAAGACATCGTAACAGAAATTGCTGCCACGATGGCTTTTTCGGCTACGCAAAACAATGATAAAATTGGACTGATTTTGTTTTCAGACCAAATCGAATTGTACATTCCTCCTAAAAAAGGAAGGTCGCACGTATTGCGTATCATTCGTGAATTGATAGAATTTGAACCTAAAAGTCATAAAACAGATATTGCTCAGGCATTGAAATTCCTATCGAGTACTCAAAAAAAGAAAGCCATTGTTTTTGTCATTTCCGATTTTATGTCGGCTGATTATGAGCATACACTAAAAATTGCAGCAAAAAAACATGATGTAACCGGTATTCGAGTGTATGATATACGAGAGGAGAAAATGCCAAATCTTGGAATGGTTCCAATGATTGATGCCGAAACAGGCGAAATCCAAGTGGTCGATACGGGTTCTAAGGCTGTTCGAATGAGTTATGAGAAGTATTATCAAGATCAGTTGAATTATTTCAAAGAGACTTTCAGTAAATCAGGTTCGGGTATTGTAAATACAAGAGTTGACGAAAGTTACGTAACTAAGTTATTGGGTTATTTTAAATCGAGATAG